A genomic stretch from Helianthus annuus cultivar XRQ/B chromosome 1, HanXRQr2.0-SUNRISE, whole genome shotgun sequence includes:
- the LOC110895099 gene encoding uncharacterized protein LOC110895099: MWSIIVSRFSLHMYKAVLIILQIVCNTSHAYNDFSTLLNHNNNMENDTEVISFDVIRPSISYPAGGDFGKGPIDLGGLEVYEALYFNKIWDTHSGGPKGLGASFYEPTSIPSGFNLIGHYCKPNSIAMFEIVLTAKDTTGDPSQGALKSPIDYTLIWTSKGLNVSQREDGYIWLPIPPNGYKAIGHIVTTSPVKPSLNKVRCVRSDFTDLTKVDKWIWGHKMLTSTSIVNLHTIKPKGRVLSVPAGTFLARNSSSTHELACLKMVKNNPYSAMPNSLQIGAMIQAYAPWVCFHPDEQYFPSSVLWFFQNGVELHQPGRIPRPVINDGDNLPNNGGADDAFLDLPSDQPNKERVKKGFLSNAVAYIHVKSALGGTCTDLAIWLYYPFNGGGKFQLGPFTIDLGMIGEHVSDWEHITLRVDNFHGNLRGVYLSQHAKGQWLTPRKFELMGGTRPVVYASLHGHAHYSTPTSHTHLARNLDPKDIQMLYDEFYKMNSSRKSPIVNGGNFIGFGVRDDTAKSNNVMDIASTYNVIYVDYKPSGIEPWVSYTGRWGPKITYAFTNEVMKIANKLPNKVKQLFIKVLQKIPAELLGEEGPQGPKMKESWSGDERVK; this comes from the exons ATGTGGTCTATTATTGTTTCTAGGTTCTCACTTCATATGTATAAAGCGGTTTTGATAATTCTTCAAATTGTTTGTAACACATCTCATGCGTATAATGATTTCTCAACATTACTTAATCATAACAACAACATGGAAAATGATACTGAGGTCATCTCATTTGATGTTATTCGTCCATCAATCTCATATCCTGCAG GTGGAGACTTTGGAAAAGGGCCAATTGATCTTGGTGGATTAGAAGTGTATGAAGCTttgtattttaataaaatatggGATACACACAGCGGGGGTCCAAAGGGTCTTGGTGCATCATTTTATGAACCAACTTCCATTCCAAGTGGGTTTAATTTGATTGGTCACTATTGCAAACCCAACTCTATAGCCATGTTTGAAATAGTACTTACGGCTAAAGACACCACAGGTGACCCATCACAGGGCGCTCTAAAGAGTCCTATAGACTACACTCTTATATGGACTAGTAAAGGTTTGAATGTTAGCCAACGAGAAGATGGATACATCTGGCTTCCAATCCCGCCGAATGGTTATAAAGCCATCGGCCACATTGTCACGACTTCACCTGTAAAGCCCTCGCTTAACAAGGTTAGGTGTGTCAGATCTGACTTCACCGATTTAACCAAGGTGGACAAATGGATATGGGGACATAAGATGCTAACAAGTACGAGCATAGTCAATTTGCATACTATAAAACCAAAAGGTAGAGTGCTAAGTGTTCCAGCAGGTACGTTTTTGGCACGAAATAGCTCGAGTACACACGAGTTAGCGTGTTTAAAGATGGTAAAGAACAATCCATATTCTGCAATGCCTAATTCCTTACAAATTGGAGCAATGATACAAGCTTATGCTCCATGGGTCTGTTTTCATCCTGACGAGCAATACTTTCCATCATCGGTTTTGTGGTTTTTTCAAAATGGTGTTGAGCTACACCAACCCGGCCGAATTCCAAGGCCTGTGATCAACGATGGTGATAACCTTCCAAACAATGGTGGAGCAGATGATGCCTTTCTAGACCTCCCATCAGATCAACCTAACAAAGAAAGGGTAAAGAAAGGGTTTTTGTCCAATGCGGTAGCTTACATACATGTGAAATCAGCACTAGGGGGAACATGCACTGATCTTGCCATATGGTTGTATTATCCTTTCAATGGGGGAGGGAAGTTCCAATTGGGACCTTTCACTATAGACTTAGGAATGATAGGGGAGCATGTTAGCGATTGGGAACATATAACATTAAGGGTCGATAACTTTCATGGGAATCTAAGGGGGGTTTATCTATCTCAACATGCTAAGGGGCAATGGTTAACACCTAGAAAATTTGAACTCATGGGTGGAACTAGACCAGTGGTGTATGCATCATTGCATGGTCATGCCCATTACTCTACTCCAACTTCTCATACACATTTGGCTAGAAACCTTGATCCAAAGGACATACAAATGTTGTATGATGAGTTTTACAAGATGAATAGTTCGAGAAAATCACCTATTGTCAATGGGGGAAACTTTATAGGGTTTGGTGTTAGGGATGATACTGCCAAAAGCAATAACGTAATGGATATTGCATCAACCTATAATGTTATCTATGTTGATTACAAGCCGTCTGGTATTGAACCATGGGTGAGTTATACAGGGAGATGGGGTCCTAAGATTACTTATGCATTTACCAACGAGGTAATGAAGATAGCAAACAAATTGCCAAATAAGGTGAAACAACTTTTTATTAAAGTTTTGCAAAAGATCCCTGCTGAGTTACTTGGAGAAGAAGGTCCTCAAGGCCCTAAGATGAAAGAAAGTTGGTCTGGAGATGAGCGTGTAAAATAA
- the LOC110895107 gene encoding uncharacterized protein LOC110895107, translating into MVKNNPYSAMPNSLQIGAMIQAYAPWVYFHPDEQYFPSSVLWFFQNGVELHQPGRIPRPVINDGDNLPNNGGADDAFLDLPSDQPNKERVKKGFLSNAVAYIHVKSALGGTCTDLAIWLYYPFNGGGKFQLGPFTIDLGMIGEHVSDWEHITLRVDNFHGNLRGVYLSQHAKGQWLTPRKFELMGGTRLVVYASLHGHAHYSTPTSHTHLARNIDPKDIQMLYDEFYKMNSSRKSPIVNGGNFIGLVLGMILPKATT; encoded by the coding sequence ATGGTAAAGAACAATCCATATTCTGCAATGCCTAATTCCTTACAAATTGGAGCAATGATACAGGCTTATGCTCCATGGGTCTATTTTCATCCTGACGAGCAATACTTTCCATCATCGGTTTTGTGGTTTTTTCAAAATGGTGTTGAGCTACACCAACCCGGCCGAATTCCAAGGCCTGTGATCAACGATGGTGATAACCTTCCAAATAATGGTGGAGCAGATGATGCCTTTCTAGACCTCCCATCAGATCAACCTAACAAAGAAAGGGTAAAGAAAGGGTTTTTGTCCAATGCGGTAGCTTACATACATGTGAAATCAGCACTAGGGGGAACATGCACTGATCTTGCCATATGGTTGTATTATCCTTTCAATGGGGGAGGGAAGTTCCAATTGGGACCTTTCACTATAGACTTAGGAATGATAGGGGAGCATGTTAGCGATTGGGAACATATAACATTAAGGGTCGATAACTTTCATGGGAATCTAAGGGGGGTCTATCTATCTCAACATGCTAAGGGGCAATGGTTAACACCTAGAAAATTTGAGCTCATGGGTGGAACTAGACTAGTGGTGTATGCATCATTGCATGGTCATGCCCATTACTCTACTCCAACTTCTCATACACATTTGGCTAGAAACATTGATCCAAAGGACATACAAATGTTGTATGATGAGTTTTACAAGATGAATAGTTCGAGAAAATCACCTATTGTCAATGGGGGAAACTTTATAGGTTTGGTGTTAGGGATGATACTGCCAAAAGCAACAACGTGA